Genomic DNA from Streptomyces sp. GS7:
AATCCGCGGCGCCCGCCAGCCGGCGCGGATCGTGATCGACGAAGACGACGGTGCCGCCGCCGGCGACCCGCTCGGCGACCGCGCGGTCGAGAAGCCCGCGCGCGGCCCGGTCCAGGCCGGTCCACGCCTCGTCCAGGACGAGGAGTTCGGGCTCGGCGAGCAGCGCCTGGGCGACCGCGACCTTCTGGCTCGTCCCCTTGGACAGCTCGGCCAGCGGCGTGTGCGCGTGCCCGGCCGCACCGAACCGTTCGAGCCACTCGGCGGCACGGCGGGCGGCCTGCGGGGTGCGCAGGCCGTGAACGCGGCCGAGGTGGGTGAGGTAGCCGGCGGCCGTGAACGGCAGCGCCGCCGGGAACCGTTCGGGTACGTAGGCGGTACGCGGGCGTCCGGTGATCCGTCCGGCGGTGGGCCGGTCGATACCGGCGAGCAGCCGCAGCAGCGTGGACTTACCGCTCCCGTTGGTCCCCTCGATACGCAGCAACGCACCTACGGGAACGTCGAGTTGCACATCGCGCAACACCCATGGTCCCCGCATCCCGTAACGCCGCCCGACCCCGTCCATCCTCATCCGCTGCGACAACGCTTCCCCTCCCCCGTCCTTATGGCCACGGCGACCCATGAGGCCGTGGACCGCTGCGACGCCCGCTGGCCTGTGGTGGCTCGTGCCGGCCGGTAGCACGCTCCCGGCACGACGGTCTCGCCGGCGGGCGCTCCGGCCTCCTTACGCCGTCGACGGTAGCCGGAACCGTCAACCGGCGCCTTGCCGGGGGCGGTCGCGGCCGTGCGGGGTGGGCGGGGCTGGGTTGTGGGTGTCAGTCCCGCCCTGGTCCAAGTCGGCGGAGTGCCGTTCACCGACGGGCAGCCGCTGAAGACAGCCCTGCAGTAGTCGAACGCCGTCAACTCGAAGAGGTCGTCACCAGTGGCACGTGCGTGCCCAAGACACCACTCCCGAGCTTCCTCCGGCGTTGCGGTATCGACGCAGAACTCCCCGCAGATTTGGCACTTCCCCACGTGCCTCTGCTGCCACCCCGGATGGACCAAGAGCGTCCATTCCCGCGACCTCTTACGCGCCCTCATGACGTGCCCGCCGGACGCTCCGGGGCATCACTGCCTGTTGCCTGTACGGCATCGATGCACACGTGCAGACCACGCAGCATCTCTTCGAGATCCTGCTCCGTGAGGCCATCCATCCACGCGGTACGGTCCTGGAGTGCCGTCCGCAGCAGATCAAGCTGCTCGCCCAACTCCCCTTGCCTTGCAGGCTGGTTCCACGCTCGCTCTCCCCGGTCGCACGACCGCCACCAGGCGCTCATTTGCGGCCCGCCTTCGGGTGGGGGTGCTGCCCGATCTCGACCGTGCACATAGCGGGGCGACCGTGCTCCTGGCGCTTCCGAGCTTCGGCTCGCTGCTTCACCAGCTCCCGGCAGACGTCGCACCCCGGCGCCGGTTCAGGGTTCCCGTACGGGTCCGGCAGGTGCACGGGGCCGCTCAGACTGGGCATCAGCCGGTCACCTCCACACCGTGAATCCAACGCGGCCCGGCATCGATGCCGTGCGTCCAGAGCCACAACGCCCGCCTCCGGCCACGCTGCAAGCGCCGCTCCTGGCACTCCTTGGGGGTGAGGACGTACGGACGGAGGAACGCGACGTCCTCACCACGCAGCAGCGTCAACTCCGGTCGGCGAGCGGGGACTCGGGGGAGTGCGACCGTCGAGTCGTCCTCACACGACGCGATGGGCGGCGTGCTGGCCGACCGTTGGCAGCCACGGGCCGGGAAGAGCAGGCGCAGCAGCGCGATTAAGAACCTCGCTGTAGCGTTGGACATGCTGTCAACTCCTTTGAAGTTGAAGGCCATGCCCCCGGACGGATTGCCCCCGTCGCGGGGGTTCAGACATCCGTGTCCTAGGTCAGAACATAGCGTGACCTAGGACAGCACAACAGGGGATCGGCCGATCTCGCCCGCACGGATTACGCGTGTCCTAGTACATTGATCAGTGACCTAGGATGCCGACGACAGGAGGCGCTATGACGGACGCCAATCACCCGTACATGCAGGTTGCGGAACGCATCCGACGCCGCATCCTGGATGGCGCCCTGAAGGAGGGTGAAAAGCTCCCGCCCGTGCGGGAGCTGGCCCGACAAGAAGGGGTGTCGGTCGCCACCCTCGGTCGGTCCCTCGATCAACTGCAGGTGGAGGGGTACATCACCACATCACGCAGGGGGACGTTCGTTGCCAACGCCCCGGAGGTTGCGCCTTCGGGCTACGACCGAATCACTCGCGTCCTGCGTACTGGTTCAGTCCTGGCCGATGGGGAGACGATGATCGTCACCCACGCCGAGCTGATCAGGCCACCGCAGTACATCTCCGAGATTTTCGATCTTTCTGAGGGTGACCAGGTGGTGCGCCGTCAGTGGCACACCGGCAAGGGGCAGCAGCGGACCGGCCTATTCGTGACGTGGTACCCCGCCCACTTCGCCGCAGCCGTTCCCGAGCTGCTCTCTACCGCCGCGAAATCCTCGGCCGGGCTACTGCCGAAGATCCAGAAGGCCATTGGGCGCCGCGTCGTCGCGGGTCGCGACGACATCCACGGCAGGGACGCTGACGTACGGGAAGCGAACTACCTTGGTCTCCGTACCGGTTCACCCATCCTGGCTGGTGCGCATCGGCTCTGGGACAACGATGGTGTCATCGAATTCGGTGAATGGTGCCTGCCCTACCGGCTGACCGTCGGCTATGAATACAGCTTCGAGGCTGCGCCCGACGGCTCCTGAGCCAAGTTCGCCAGACCAAGTACGGCCACCCACCGTCATCACGGAGGGTGGCCGTTTGCACGCCCGGACCCGAGCTTCAACCATGTCTCAGAATCTGAGGTCTCTCGCTACTCCCCCCTCCCCTCACTCCCCGCGTTGTCAGTGCCCGCTGGCACACTGAGCGAGTGACCAGTACCGAGACCGCCGGGCAGGCCGGCGACAGCGCCAGCAGCCCGTCTGGGCGTGCTGAGGCCCACCACGCCGAGCCGGGCCACACCCCGACCGATCGCCCCGTGGCCGACCGCCCCGCGACCCACCGCATCGAGACCACCCACCCCGACGCCGGTCGCCACGAGGCCGCTCGCCGTGAGGCTCGGCCCGGCGAGGACGACCGGAGCGTGCGGGACGAGGCGGGCGCGGAGGAGGCACCGCAGTTCGTGCTGCCGCTCGTCGTGCGAATAGAGCGGGCCGCACCGCCTGCGCGTACGGACGCGCTGGAGACGGCGGCGCGGGCGGTGCTGGTGCTGCTGTCCGACGAGCGGGCCGCCGGGGAGGGCGAGTGGGCCCAGGCCGTGCGGGACTGGGAGGACTCCCGGATCCGGAAGGTCGTACGGCGGGCCCGAGGCGCGGAGTGGCGGCGTGCCGAGGCGCTGCCGGGCATCACCGTCACCGGCCGCGATGCCGAGGTGCGGGTCTTCCCGCCGGTGCCGCTGGACGGCTGGCCGAAGGATCTGGCGCGGCTCCAGGTTTCGGGGACCGAGCTCGACGATCCGGAGCCGTGCGGGGAGCCGGCCGCCGGGGAGCCGGTGCTGTGGCTCAATCCCGGGCTGGAGATGTCGGCGGGCAAGGCAATGGCCCAGGCGGGGCACGGCGCCCAGGTGGCGTGGTGGACGCTGCCCGAGGCGGCACGTGTCGCCTGGCGGGAGGCGGGATTCCCGCTGGCCGTACGGGTCGCGGAGCCCGCGGCGTGGGAGGCGCTCACCCGGAGCGGGCTGCCCGTGGTGCGGGATGCCGGGTATACGGAGATCGCGCCGGGCTCGTGCACGGTCGTCGCGGACCATCCGGCACTTCAGGGGTCCTGGCCGTCGCCGGTGCGCTGACCGGTCGACGCCCGTCGAGCGGTCAACCGACCCACCCGGCAACCGCCCCGCCCCGAAGCTCAAATCAAGCTCTGAAGCACACGGGCGCATGATTAGCCCGCCTTGACGAGGTCATGAGTACTCCGACCACGGAGCTAGACAAGCACGGAGCAGGACAAGGGGGGCAAGAGGGGGAGCAATGGAGCGGCTTGGTACGGGCATCGGCTGGCGGCCGGAGATCGCCGCGGAGATCGCCGCGCTGCCCGGCGTGGACTGGGTCGAGGTGGTGGCCGAGAACGTCTGCCCCGGACATCTGCCGTCCGCCTTGCGGGAGTTGCGCGAGCGCGGCACCACCGTCGTACCCCACGGCGTCTCGCTCGGCCTCGGCGGCGCCGACCGTCCGGACGCCGGGCGGCTGGCCGCGCTCGCCGAACGCGCCACGGCCCTGGGTTCCCCGCTGGTCACCGAGCACATCGCGTTCGTCCGTGCCGGCGGCCCGCTGACCGCGTCCCCGGTCGTGGAGGCCGGGCATCTGCTGCCGGTGCCGCGCACCCGCGACGCGCTCGACGTGCTCTGCGAGAACGTCCGGATCGCCCAGGACGCGCTCCCGGTGCCGCTGGCGCTGGAGAACATCGCCGCGCTCGTCAACTGGCCCGGCGAGGAGATGACCGAGGGCCGGTTCCTGTCCGAACTCGTCGAGCGGACCGGCGTACGGCTGCTCATCGACGTCGCCAACCTCCATACGAACCACGTCAACCGGGGCGAGGACCCGGCCGCGACCCTCGACGGGCTTCCGGTCGAGGCCATCGCGTACGTGCATGTCGCGGGCGGTGTCGAGCGCGACGGGGTGTGGCACGACAGCCACGCCCACCCGGTCACCCAGCCGGTGCTGGACGTGCTCGCCGAGCTCTGCGCCCGGATCGCCCCGCCCGGTGTACTGCTGGAGCGCGACGACGACTTCCCCGAGGGCGGCGAGCTGGCCGGTGAACTCGACGCGATCCGCGCGGTGGTGAAGGGGGGCGTCCGTCATGCGCAGGCGGCTTGAGCCGGTACGGGGGGACGAGGACGCGGTACGGGAGGAGCAAGCCCCGGGACGGGCCGGCGAAGGCACCGTCGCGGCGGACGCGAGGGATGAGGGGGCCGAGAGAACCGGGAGAACCGGGAGGGCCGCCCGGGAAACCGGGGACAGCAAGGGCGCCGCACAGGGCGGGGACGAGGCGGTCCCGGCGGACCCGGTGGCGCCGTCCTCGGGTGCGACCGGCCCGCAGCCGTCGCCCGGTGCCGGCGGGGCCGAGCGGCGCCCGGCCTCCTCCACGGACGCCGCGCGGGAGCGGCTGGCGCTGGCGCAGGCCGCGCTGCTGTCGGCACTGGTGGCGGGGACGCCCGCGCCGGAGGGCTTCGACCACGGCCGGCTGCGGGTGCAGAGCCGGGCGCTGACCGCCAAGCGGGCCGCGGTCGTCGCCAAGGTCGCCCCGGAACTCCCGGAGATCCTCGGCGACGCCTACCGTCCCGCCTTCCTCGGCTACGCCCGGTACCGCCCCCTGCGCGGCGGCTACCGCCAGGACGCACTGGACTTCGCGGCGTACCTGCTGACCCAGGGCCGCCCCGAAGACCCGGCCGCGCGGCGGCAGTTGACGCGCTGGTGGCGCGAGCGCGCGGGTCCCCGGCCGCCGTCCGCGCGACCGGTGGCCCGGCTCGCGCGCGCCGTGCGGCGTGCGCTGCACCGACGTTGAGGGCCACCCCGCCCTTCGTCGTGCAGGCCCGTTCGCCCCATAGGTCCATTCGCCACGCGGCTCCCCGCCGCCGCATACCCGCCATACGGGCAACCCTGGCCACCGTCGAGGCGGTGCGGGGGCCGGCGGCGTGCGGGGCGGGCGGCCCGGCGCCGGGTTCCGGCTCGCCGCCCTTGCGGGGGTTCCGCCGCGGGCCCGCCGGGCTCGGCGACGCGGCCTTGCGCATGGCGCGCCACTCTTCCGGGGCATAGCGTCCGACACCGGAGCGCGGTGCTTTACTTCGTCACCATCCGGCCCAACTATCCCTTTTGTATGCACACCGTGCGGCCTAGGGCCGGCGAGCCCCTCCGGGAGCCCCGCACCGCGCGCCACGCACCATACGAAGGGACGGCTCGTGAGAGCACTTGCGTTGTACAGCGCCCTCGGGTCGCTGGTCCTGACCCCCCTCGCCACCGCACCGGCGGGTGGTGCGGTCCGGGACCCCGCCGCGCCGCCCGCCCCCGTCCACCCGATCTCCTTCGGCCGGTGCGCGGCGGTGGAGCGTCTGCCAGCCGCCGTCGAGTGCGGCACCCTCGCCGTGCCGCTCGACTACGCGCGCCCCAACGGCAGGAAGATCCGGCTCACCGTCAGCCGGGCCCGGGCCACCGCGCCCGGCGAGCGGCAGGGCGCGCTGGTCTTCAACCCCGGCGGGCCGGGCGCGTCCAGCATGCAGTTCCCGCTCTACGGTGGGCTGCCCACCTGGCGGCAGACCGCCCGCTCCTATGACTTCGTCGGCTACGCACCGCGCGGGGTGGGGCGTTCGGCGCCGCTGTCCTGCCAGGACCCCAAGGAGTTCACCAAGGCGCCGACGGACAGCCCGAAGTACCCCAGCGACGCCTTCAAGCGCCAGAAGGTGGCGGAGGCGAAGGCGTATGCGCGCGGCTGCGCGCAGCGGGCCGGTGCCGACCTGCCGTACTACAACTCCCTGAACAACGCCCGCGACCTGGACATGCTGCGGGCCGCGCTCGGCGAGCGGAAGCTGACGTTCATGGGCGCGTCCTACGGGACGTACTTCGGGGCGGTCTACGCGACGCTCTTCCCGGGCCATGTCCGCCGGATGATCTTCGACAGCATCGTCAACCCGCAGCCGCAGCAGATCTGGTACCGCAACAACCTCGACCAGAGCGTCGCCTTCGAGAGCCGCTGGAGCGACTGGCTGCGCTGGGTCGCCAAGCACAACGACACCTACCACCTGGGCACGAGCAAGGCGGCCGTCCAGCGCGCGTACGACACCGCCGTCGAGCAGCTGCGCCGCAAGCCGGTCAACGGCAAGATCGGACCGGCGCAGTTGCAGGCCGCGTTCCTCAAGACCGGCTACAACGACCTCTTCTGGCCGATGCGCGCCCACGCGCTGTCGAAGTACCTGCACGGCGACGCCAAGCAGCTGATCGCCCAGGCCATGCCCTCGGGCGACGGCAAGGACGAGGAGAACTCCAACGCGGTCTACACGGCGGTCGAGTGCAATGACGCGGCCTGGCCGCGCAACTGGAGCGTCTGGGACCGGGACAACACCCGGATCGCCCGGACCGCGCCGTTCGAGACCTGGGACAACGTCTGGATGAACCTGCCCTGCGCGTTCTGGCCGGACCGGGCGCGGTCGGCCCAGGCGGGCGTCGACGACGCGGTGCGCGGCACGGCCGACCGCGCGGCGCAGGGCACGCTGGGCGCCGGGGAGCTGGCGGACGCCTCGCTGCAGGCGGCGGACGACCTGGACGACACGCTGCACGGCCGGCGCCGTCCGCTCGACATCCGGACCGAGCCCGGCGCGCTGCCCCCGGTGCTGCTGCTGGCGGCCGAGCGGGACGCGGCCACGCCGTACCCGGGCGCGCTGGAGCTGCAGCGGCGGCTGCCGGGCTCCTCGCTGGTCACCGAGCGGAAGGCGGGCACCCACGGCATCGCACTCGGCGGCAACGCCTGTGTGAACGCCTACGTCGAGGCGTATCTGGTGCGCGGCAGGGTCCCGGGGCACCGGGTGTACTGCGGCCCGCGCGCCGAGCCGGTGCCGGGCCAGCAGCTCCAGCGGGCGCGTCAGCTGGTGCAGCAGGCGCAGGGCAAGTAGCGGCCGGGATCCCTCGGCGCACCACGCACGACGCACGGGCCGTCCCCGAGGGGGCGGCCCGTGGCGCTGGGTGCCGGCGGGTCGGACCGGCCGGCGGGTCAGGCCAGGCCCGCGACCAGCTCGGCGACCGGCTTCCGGCGGCCCGTGTAGAACGGGATCTCCTCACGGACGTGCATCCGGGCCTCGGAGCCGCGCAGGTGGCGCATCAGGTCGACGATGCGGTACAGCTCGTCGGCCTCGAAGGCCAGCACCCACTCGTAGTCGCCGAGCGAGAACGACGGCACGGTGTTGGCGCGGACGTCCGGGAAGCCGCGGGCCATCTTGCCGTGGTCGGCGAGCATCCGGCGGCGGTCCTCGTCGGGGAGCAGGTACCACTCGTAGGAGCGCACGAAGGGGTAGACGCTCACGTAGGCGCGGGGCTCCTCGTCGGCGAGGAAGGCCGGGATGTGCGACTTGTTGAACTCGGCGGGGCGGTGCAGCGCCATGTTCGACCACACCGGCTCCAGGGCGCGGCCCAGACGGGTCCGGCGGAAGAGGTTGTACGCCTCCTGGAGGGCGTCCGAACTCTCCGAGTGCCACCAGATCATGAGGTCGGCGTCGGCGCGCAGGCCGGACACGTCGTAGGTGCCGCGGACCACCACGTCCTTGGCGGCGAGCTGGGCGAACAGCTCCTCGACCTCGTCGGCGTAGCCGCCGCGGTCCTCGGGGAGGACGTCGCGCAGCTTGAAGACCGACCAGAGGGTGTAGCGGATGACCTCGTTGAGGTCCTTGGCCTTCTTACCGGCGTTGGGGATCTTTTCGGGGGCGGTGGAAGCGTCTGTCATGTGGTCCATTCTCACTCGCCTTCGGCGGGGACCGCCGCCAGGGTCCCGAGGATCTCGTCGGCGGCGCGTCGCGCCGAGCCGATGCAGGCCGGGATGCCGACGCCTTCGTAGAGCGCGCCGCACACCCGCAGCGGGCCGGGCGCGCCGGCGACCGCGGCGCGGATCCGGTCCACCCGGTCGACGTGCCCGACGGCGTACTGCGGCAGCCCGCCGTCCCAGCGGGTGACCGTGGTGGCCACCGGCCGGGCGGCCAGGCCGACGGCAGCGCCGAGGTCGGTGAGCGAGAGCTCGACCAGCTCGGCGTCGTCCCGCTTGAGGTCGGCGTCGTCGCCGTACCTGCCGAGGGAGGTGCGCAGCACGAACAGGTCCGGGTCGGCCCGGGCGATCCAGTCCCATTTGTGGCTGGCGAAGGTCGACGCCTTGATGCGGTGGCCGTCGACGGGCGGTACGAGGAAGCCGCTGCCGCTGGGCACGGTGCCCAGGTCGGAGCGGCGGAAGGCCATGGTGACCAGCGCCATCGAGGCGTAGTCGACGGTTTCCAGCTCGTCGGCCGCGGCCGGGCAGCCGGCGCGGAGCAGCCGCGCGGCGGCGCCCGCGGGCGCCGCCATGATCACCGCGTCCGCCGCGATCCGCCGGTCGCCGGCCGCGATCCGCCAGCCGTCCGCGGCCGTGTGGCGCAGCTCCCGCACCTCCGTACCGAGCAGGATCTCGCCGCCGGCACGGCGTACCGCGTCGGCGACGGCGCCCGGCAGGGTCCCGATGCCGCCGTCGATGCCCATGAAGACGGAGCCGCCGGCAACCGGGCCGCCGGGGGGCACGAGGGCCGCGGCGCGCGCCTGGATGGCGCGTACGCCCTCGATCAGCGAGCGCTCGGTGCGGGCCGCCTCGAAGAGCTGCGGGACGGCGGCGCGCATCGAGATGCGGTACGCGTCGCCCGCGTACACGCCGCCGAGCAGCGGCTCGACGAGCCGGTCGACGACCTCCCGGCCGAGCCGTGCCGCAACGTACTCGCCGACCGCGACGTCCGTCCCGGCCTCGGTGCGCGCCAGCGTCGAATCCTCGGCGATCCGCGCCATGCCCTCCGGGGAGATCACACCGGAGGCGGCGAGCGGCGCCAGGTCGCCGGGGACACCCATGACGTGGCCCTTGGGCATCGGGCGCAGCGCTCCGCGGGTCCACAGCGACGCGGTGGCGGTGCCGGGCGGCTGGAGGCGCTCGCCGAGCCCGACGGCCCGTGCCAGTTCGACCGCCTCCGGCCGCCGGGCCAGCATCGACTCGGCGCCGAGGTCGACCGGTACGCCCGCGATCTCGCCGGCGAGCAGCTTGCCGCCGAGCCGGCCCGACGCCTCCAGGAGGGTCACCCGGGCGCCGCCCTCCAGCAGGTGGTGCGCGGCGGTCAGCCCCGCGATGCCCCCGCCGATGACCACGACATGACCGGGCGCCCGGCCCCTGCTGGTGTGCGCTGCGCTCATGCCTCCACTCTCTCAGAGTCCCCTCCGGGCCCGGACCGTGACCTCGTCGAGAGGCCCGGACGGCAACCCGCTTCGGGTACCCGGCGTCGAACCGGCGCCCAGATCAAGCCAGTTGGCACAGCAGGCCGGAATCAGGAGGGGACGGCGTCGTGCGGGGATCACGGGGCAGGGGGACGGGCGCCCGGCATCGGCGGGCCGGACGGCCGGGCACCGGAGCGCACCCGGCGGCGATGCGCCCGGCGGACCGGGCCGGGGCGGCGGGCCCGGTACCTCCGGAGAAGGTGGCCGAGCCTGCCGTTGACAGCGGGCGGTGCCGGGCAAAGACTCGGGGCGGCGAGCGGCGATCTTTCGTACCGCCCGCCGGCCGCCGAGCCGGGACCGCGAGTGCAGCGAGGACAGAACCTGATGACCGACCCACGCGTACGGGATGTCTACATCGTCGATGCGGTCCGCACCCCCGTGGGCAAATACGGCGGCGCGCTGGCCCCGGTCCGCCCCGACGACCTCGCGGCCCACGTGGTGCGCGCCCTGGTGGACCGCACCCCGCGGCTCGATCCGGCGCGGATCGACGATGTCTACTTCGGCGACGCGAACGGCGCGGGCGAGGACAACCGCAATGTGGCGCGGATGGCCGTCCTGCTGGCGGGACTGCCGGTGACGGTGCCCGGGGTGACCGTCAACCGGCTGTGCGGTTCCGGCCTGGAGGCGGTCATCCAGGCCGCCCGCGCCATCGCGCACGGCGACGCGCAGATCGCGGTGGCGGGCGGGGTGGAGTCGATGAGCCGGGCGCCCTACGTGCTGCGCAAACCGGAACGGGCCTTCCCCGCGGGCCATCAGGAGCTGTTCTCCTCGACGCTGGGCTGGCGGATGGTCAATCCGCGGATGGCGCCGGAGTGGACGGTGGCGCTGGGCGAGGGCGCCGAGCTGATCGCCGAGAAGCACGGCATCAGCCGCGAGCAGCAGGACGTGTTCGCGCTGGCCAGCCATCAGAAGGCGGTACGGGCCTGGCAGGCCGGCGCGTACGACGCGGAGGTGGTGCCGCTGCCGGACGTGGCACTGGCCCGGGACGAGACGGTGCGGGAGAACTCCTCGCTGGAGTCGCTGTCCAAGCTGAAGCCGGTGTTCCGTTCCGACGGCGGCACGGTGACCGCCGGGAACTCCTCGCCGCTGAACGACGGCGCGGCGGCGCTGCTGCTGGTCGGCGAGGAGGGGTTGCGGGCCACCGGGCGGGAGCCACTGGCCCGTATCCGGGCGAGCGCGGTGACCGGTGTCGAGCCGCAGCTGTTCGGGCTCGGCCCCGTCGAGGCGGTACGGCGGGCGCTCACCCGGGCCGGGCGCGGCTTCGGTGATCTGGCGACGTTCGAGCTCAACGAGGCGTTCGCGGCCCAGGCGTTGGGCTGCCTCGGCGAGTGGCCGGAGCTGGACCCCTCGGTGGTGAATCCGCGCGGCGGCGCGATCGCCATCGGCCACCCGCTGGGCGCGTCCGGTGCCCGGCTCGCGGGCGCGGTGGCCCATCAGCTGGCCGCCGCGGGCTCGGGCACCGGGCTGGCCGCGCTGTGCATCGGCGTGGGGCAGGGGCTCGCGCTGGTGCTGGAGCGCTAGGCCCCGTCCGACGGGTGGGCCACCGCGCGGGGCCGCCCGCGGGCCGGCGGGCCCGTCCCGGTGGCGCGGGCGGCTCCATAGGGCTCACCGACCACCGTGGGGCACCCTCGTTCAGCAATCAACTGTCGCCCGTCTCCCGGAGGTTGACGCGATGCCCCTGCTCGATCCCAAGGACTGGCTCTCCCTGCACGGCGGCGCGGCCGAGGCGGTGGAGCCCGCGACGGGCGAGGTCCTGGGCGCCCTGACGCTCGCCGCCGGCCCGGACGTCGAGGAGGCCGCGGCCATGGCCGCCGGCGCGCAGCGCGACTGGGCCCGCAGACCGTACGCGGAACGGGCCGCGGTGCTGCGCCGCGCCGGCGACCTGATCCACCGGCACGCGGCGGAGATCGGCGAGTGGATCGTCCGGGAGGCCGGCAGCATCCGGGGCAAGGCCGACTTCGAGATCGGCACCGCGGCCGAGGAGTGCTACGAGGCCGCCGCGCTCGCCCACCGGCCGCTCGGCCAGGTGCTGCCCTCCGGCGCGCCCCGCCTCTCGTACACCACGCGGGTGCCGGCCGGGGTCGTCGGCGTGATCGCGCCGTTCAACGCCCCGCTGATCCTCGCCACCCGCTCCGTGGCGCCCGCCCTGGCCCTCGGCAACGCCGTGGTCCTCAAGCCCGATCCGCGCACCGCGGTCTGCGGCGGGCAGGTGCTCGCGGCGGTGTTCGCCGAGGCCGGGCTCCCCGAAGGGCTGCTGCACGTCCTCCCCGGCGGCGCTGACACCGGGCGGGCGCTCGTCGAGGACCCGCGGGTGCGGGTCGTCTCGTTCACCGGCTCGACCGCCGCGGGCCGCGGCGTCGGCGCCCTCGCCGCCCGGCACCTCAAGCGCGCCCATCTGGAACTGGGCGGCAACAGCGCCTTCCTGGTCCTGGAGGACGCCGATCTGGACGCCGCGATGTCCACCGCCGCCTGGGCGTCGTTCTTCCACCAGGGCCAGGTGTGCATGACGGCCGGGCGGCACCTCGTCCACGCCTCGCTCTACGACGCGTACGTCGAGCGGCTGGCGGCGAAGGCGGACGCGCTGGCCGTCGGCGACCCGTTTCGCGAGCAGGTCCACCTCGGCCCGGTGATCGACCGCGGCCAGCTCGACAAGATCGACGCGCTGGTCCGCGAGAGCGCCGCGTCCGGTGTGCGGATCGCGGCCGGCGGCACCCATCGCGAACTCTTCTACCGCCCGACGGTCCTCGCCGACGCGGACCCCGGCGC
This window encodes:
- a CDS encoding aldehyde dehydrogenase family protein, which encodes MPLLDPKDWLSLHGGAAEAVEPATGEVLGALTLAAGPDVEEAAAMAAGAQRDWARRPYAERAAVLRRAGDLIHRHAAEIGEWIVREAGSIRGKADFEIGTAAEECYEAAALAHRPLGQVLPSGAPRLSYTTRVPAGVVGVIAPFNAPLILATRSVAPALALGNAVVLKPDPRTAVCGGQVLAAVFAEAGLPEGLLHVLPGGADTGRALVEDPRVRVVSFTGSTAAGRGVGALAARHLKRAHLELGGNSAFLVLEDADLDAAMSTAAWASFFHQGQVCMTAGRHLVHASLYDAYVERLAAKADALAVGDPFREQVHLGPVIDRGQLDKIDALVRESAASGVRIAAGGTHRELFYRPTVLADADPGAGSGPGSVGACPAYTQEVFGPVAPVRAFRTLDEAVALANESTYGLALGIVTRDAARALDLADRIPTGLLHINDQTVNDEPVAAFGGLADSGTGSRFGGEANLDAFTETRWTTVRATPAGYPF